TACCTCCCGGAATGGATCCTAATGACGGAAACTATTATCTAACCAGAGCCGGTAATTTTACTCTTGATGCGGAAGGACAGTTGGTGACGTCTGATGGTTATCTAGTGCTTGGCTTTGACGTTGATGACGATGGAAACGCCATTAATAGCCCTATTTCCATCCGAATCGATCCGGATGCTGATTTTGTTGCTTATGACATTACACGCAATGGAAATGTAATAGGTTATCTTGAGGATGGTACATCTGAGGTCATTGCTGTTATTGCCCTTGGTTTAGTCAATAATCCTGGCGGTCTGAGAAAGATAGGCGGTTCACTTTATGAGATGACTGCAAACGCCCATCCCGATGGAGCGTTAGTATGGGGACAAAACCTAGGAACGATTGATAGTCTTGGTGTAACGACGGAGATCATCTCCGGTATGCTGGAGATGTCCAATGTGGACCTGACAGAGGAATTTACGGAAATGATCATTGCCCAGCGCGGGTTCCAGGCCAACTCCCGCATTATTACCACATCAGATGAGATCCTGCAGGAAGTTGTCAATCTGAAGCGCTAAGATAGGCCATTTTTGGCGCAGGGTACAAACATGACTGCTGTAAAGGAGGGGTGAGCCAGGGACCCAAGCCTGGTTTGCTGTATACCCATGATAAAGCTAACAAAGCTGAACAAACAGACGTTTTATCTCAATGCCATCTATATTGAGCGGGTTGATTCCACGCCGGATACAGTGATTACACTGATCAACGGCCGAAAAATCATTGTCTTGGAGTCAGCTGGAGAGGTGACCCAGCTCGTCACCGAATACTATCGTCAGGCCGGTATGATCCGGCAGATCATCAAAGAAGGGTTGCCTTCCAGCAGCCTTCACGAAGATGACGCTCAAAACTAGGTCAAAGGGAGGTTAATCCCTTGTCAGATGTTTTGTCACAAAAAGAGATTGACGATTTGCTGAGTGCCCTTTCTACGGGAGAAATGAATGTGGATGAGTTAAAAAAAACAGAGGAGAAACGGATAAAAACTTATGACTTTAAACGGGCACTCCGCTTTTCCAAAGATCAAATCCGCAGCTTGACCAGAATCTATGAGAATTATGCCCGGACGTTAACCACTTACTTCTCAGCCCAGCTGCGCACGTTTGTTGAAATCTCTGTTGAATCTGTGGAGCAGCTGCCCTACGAGGAGTTTATCCGTTCTGTGCCCAGTATGACCATCCTGAATGTGTTTCATGCTTCGCCTTTGGAAGGACGGTTACTGATGGAGATCAATCCCAATATTGCTTATACGATGCTGGACCGGATACTGGGGGGAATTGGTACCAGTCCGTCCAATATTGGCAACTTGACTGAGATTGAAAGCAATGTGATGGAGCGCATCTTCAACGGGGCTATCGAGCGCTTGCCGGAAGCATTTAAATCAATTGTTGAACTGGCACCAACGATAGAGTTCATGGAAACTAATCCTCAGTTTTTACAGATTGTGTCTCCTAATGAGACGGTAGCAGTGGTCTCCTTGAATACCAAAATTGGTGAAGTGACCGGTATGATTAATTTTTGTTTGCCTCATGTGGTACTGGAGCCAATTATTCCCAAACTGACGGCCCAGCACTGGTTTGCTGCCCAAAAGAAGGCCCGTGAACCAAAAGAGGTTGAACTGCTGCGCAAAAAAGTCAAAAAAACGTCCCTTCCCTTAGTCGTGGATTTAGGTTATTCACTGCTTAGTGTGGGAGAATTTCTTAAACTTGATGTGGGCGATGTGATCCGTTTGAATGAAACAGTGGATGATCCACTGATTGTCAAAGTGGGTCAAAAACCAAAGTTTAGGGCCCAACCTGGCACCTGCCGCGGTAGGATGGCTGTTCGCATTACGGAATTGATCAGAGAGGAGGACGAAGATGGCGAGTGATATGCTGTCCCAAGAGGAGATTGACGCCCTTCTAAGACAGAATGAGGACAATGAAGATCAGAATGAAAAGGGGATGAGTGGAGAAGTAAACGAGTATTTGTCTTCCTTTGAACAGGATGCGTTCGGGGAGATTGGAAATATATCTTTCGGCAGTGCTTCTACAGCTTTGTCAACGCTGTTGAACCAAAAGGTGGATATTACCACACCTCGGATCTCACTTTTGCATACTGATCGCTTGGAGGAAGAGTTTCCTAAGCCTCATGTGGCCGTTCATGTGAATTACACAGAGGGATTTAAAGGGTTAAATTTGCTGGTGATAAAGATGGAAGATGCTTGTATTATTGCAGATCTCATGATGGGAGGTGACGGGACCAACCCTGACCCGGAACTGAATGAGATTCATACCAGTGCCATTCAGGAAGCGATGAACCAAATGATGGGGTCAGCAGCAACATCCCTGTCCACCATTTTTAACAAACGGATTGATATCTCCCCTCCTGGCATTGATATCTTTGATGTATCCAGTCCAGATTTTAAGCATCCAATCCTGGAAGAAAAGATATTGCTTAAAGTTGCTTTTAAAATGTGTGTTGGGGAGCTGATCGACTCGGAGATTATGCAATTAATCCCTATCCCCTTTTCCAAAGAGATGGTTCAGTTACTTATGAACCCGGGAGAGTCTCAAGAAAAACAGGTGTCATCTGCAGGTGAACCTAACCAAACCATACATAATGGTGACCGGCAAACAGGAAGTCCAAACGCCACTCAAGCTGAAAAGCATGTAAGTGAGTCAAATTTAGGCAGTTCTCAAATGTCCAGCTCAGTCCAAAAGAATAACAGGACTCAACAACCCTCAGTCCAACCTGTTGAATTTGCCGAATTTGACAGTAAAGCTTCGCTTACTTCCCAGCCCAAAAATCTGGAGTTATTGATGGATATTCCTTTGCAGGTTACGGTAGAACTGGGACGGACCAAGCGCTCTATTAAAGAAATTTTAGAACTGTCTCCCGGTTCTATCCTCGAATTGGACAAGCTGGCAGGTGAACCTGTGGACATTCTCATTAACAACAAACCCATTGCCAAGGGTGAAGTGGTGGTTATCGAAGAAAATTTCGGTGTACGGGTAACTGAAATATTAAGCCAGTGGGACCGTCTCAAAAAAATATAAGCTTTAACACGGGATGAAATAGGTAAGGAGGAAGCTGAAATGGGAAAAATTCTTGTTGTCGACGATGCTGCTTTCATGCGCATGATGATCAAAGATATTTTGACCAAAAACGGTTATGAAGTGGTAGGAGAAGCCGCTGACGGCCAACAGGCTGTAGAGCAATATTCGGAATTAAAACCGGATTTAGTCACAATGGATAT
This window of the Caldalkalibacillus uzonensis genome carries:
- the fliY gene encoding flagellar motor switch phosphatase FliY gives rise to the protein MASDMLSQEEIDALLRQNEDNEDQNEKGMSGEVNEYLSSFEQDAFGEIGNISFGSASTALSTLLNQKVDITTPRISLLHTDRLEEEFPKPHVAVHVNYTEGFKGLNLLVIKMEDACIIADLMMGGDGTNPDPELNEIHTSAIQEAMNQMMGSAATSLSTIFNKRIDISPPGIDIFDVSSPDFKHPILEEKILLKVAFKMCVGELIDSEIMQLIPIPFSKEMVQLLMNPGESQEKQVSSAGEPNQTIHNGDRQTGSPNATQAEKHVSESNLGSSQMSSSVQKNNRTQQPSVQPVEFAEFDSKASLTSQPKNLELLMDIPLQVTVELGRTKRSIKEILELSPGSILELDKLAGEPVDILINNKPIAKGEVVVIEENFGVRVTEILSQWDRLKKI
- a CDS encoding flagellar FlbD family protein, with amino-acid sequence MIKLTKLNKQTFYLNAIYIERVDSTPDTVITLINGRKIIVLESAGEVTQLVTEYYRQAGMIRQIIKEGLPSSSLHEDDAQN
- a CDS encoding flagellar hook-basal body complex protein, translated to MLRSMYSGVSGMKGFQTKLDVIGNNIANVNTVGYKKSRVMFQDVLSQNLSGVSAPEEGTRGGVNPRQVGLGVQIGAIDTLHTPGSPMTTGVLTDLAIAGDGFFLVVPPGMDPNDGNYYLTRAGNFTLDAEGQLVTSDGYLVLGFDVDDDGNAINSPISIRIDPDADFVAYDITRNGNVIGYLEDGTSEVIAVIALGLVNNPGGLRKIGGSLYEMTANAHPDGALVWGQNLGTIDSLGVTTEIISGMLEMSNVDLTEEFTEMIIAQRGFQANSRIITTSDEILQEVVNLKR
- the fliM gene encoding flagellar motor switch protein FliM, whose product is MSDVLSQKEIDDLLSALSTGEMNVDELKKTEEKRIKTYDFKRALRFSKDQIRSLTRIYENYARTLTTYFSAQLRTFVEISVESVEQLPYEEFIRSVPSMTILNVFHASPLEGRLLMEINPNIAYTMLDRILGGIGTSPSNIGNLTEIESNVMERIFNGAIERLPEAFKSIVELAPTIEFMETNPQFLQIVSPNETVAVVSLNTKIGEVTGMINFCLPHVVLEPIIPKLTAQHWFAAQKKAREPKEVELLRKKVKKTSLPLVVDLGYSLLSVGEFLKLDVGDVIRLNETVDDPLIVKVGQKPKFRAQPGTCRGRMAVRITELIREEDEDGE